In Centroberyx gerrardi isolate f3 chromosome 20, fCenGer3.hap1.cur.20231027, whole genome shotgun sequence, a genomic segment contains:
- the cyp26a1 gene encoding cytochrome P450 26A1, with amino-acid sequence MALSTLLATFLCTIVLPILLFLVAVKLWEVYLIRGRDPSCASPLPPGSMGLPFIGETLQLILQRRKFLRMKRQKYGYIYRTHLFGNPTVRVTGADNVRQILLGEHRLVSVQWPASVRTILGSDTLSNVHGTQHKTKKKAIMRAFSREALELYIPVIQEEVRAAVREWLGRDSCVLVYPEMKRLMFRIAMRILLGFEPEQIKTDEQELVEAFEEMIKNLFSLPIDVPFSGLYRGLKARNFIHSKIEENIKKKVQESDGESKHRDALQQLIDSSRKNKEPFSMQAIKESATELLFGGHETTASTATSLVMFLGLNPEVVDRLRQELMEKEEQGMDLQSLNIEALEQLKYTGCVIKETLRINPPVPGGFRVALKTFELNGYQIPKGWNVIYSICDTHDVAEIFPNKEDFQPERFMTKLSGDSSRFQYIPFGGGSRMCVGKEFAKVLLKIFLVEVAMQCNWTLLNGPPTMKTGPTVYPVDNLPTKFTSYVRN; translated from the exons ATGGCTCTGAGCACGCTGCTGGCCACCTTCCTGTGCACCATCGTGCTTCCCATCCTGTTGTTTCTCGTGGCGGTCAAGCTGTGGGAGGTTTACCTGATCCGAGGGAGAGACCCGAGCTGCGCCAGCCCGCTGCCGCCCGGATCCATGGGCTTACCTTTCATTGGGGAGACGCTGCAGCTCATCCTCCAG AGGAGAAAGTTCCTGCGGATGAAGAGGCAGAAGTACGGCTACATCTACCGCACGCACCTCTTCGGCAACCCCACGGTGCGCGTGACCGGGGCGGATAACGTCAGGCAGATTCTCCTGGGTGAGCACCGGCTCGTGTCCGTGCAGTGGCCCGCGTCCGTGCGCACCATCCTGGGTTCGGACACGCTCTCCAACGTGCACGGCACCCAGCACAAGACCAAGAAGAAG gCCATCATGCGGGCTTTCTCCAGGGAGGCGTTGGAGCTCTACATCCCGGTCATCCAGGAGGAGGTGCGCGCCGCGGTGCGGGAGTGGCTGGGCAGGGACTCCTGCGTGCTGGTCTACCCGGAGATGAAGCGCCTCATGTTCCGCATAGCCATGAGGATCCTGCTGGGCTTTGAGCCGGAGCAGATCAAGACTGACGAGCAGGAGCTGGTGGAAGCCTTCGAGGAGATGATCAAGAATCTGTTTTCGCTTCCCATCGACGTGCCATTCAGCGGGCTGTACAGG GGGCTGAAGGCGAGGAACTTCATCCACTCCAAGATAGAGGAGAACATCAAGAAGAAGGTGCAGGAGTCCGACGGGGAGTCGAAACACAGAGACGCCCTGCAGCAGCTCATAGACAGCAGCAGGAAGAACAAGGAGCCCTTCAGCATGCAG GCCATAAAGGAGTCTGCTACAGAGCTTTTGTTTGGAGGCCATGAAACCACAGCCAGCACAGCCACCTCTCTGGTCATGTTCTTGGGTCTAAACCCTGAAGTAGTGGACAGACTGAGGCAGGAACTGATGGAAAAG GAGGAGCAGGGAATGGACCTACAGAGTCTGAACATTGAGGCCCTGGAGCAGTTAAAGTATACCGGCTGTGTCATTAAAGAGACCCTGAGGATCAACCCTCCGGTCCCTGGAGGATTCAGAGTGGCCCTGAAGACCTTCGAACTGAAC GGCTACCAGATTCCCAAAGGCTGGAATGTCATCTACAGCATCTGCGACACCCACGACGTGGCAGAGATCTTCCCCAACAAGGAAGACTTCCAGCCGGAGCGCTTCATGACCAAACTCTCCGGCGACTCCTCCAGGTTCCAGTACATCCCGTTCGGAGGGGGGTCCCGGATGTGCGTTGGGAAGGAGTTCGCCAAGGTCCTGCTGAAGATCTTCCTGGTGGAAGTGGCGATGCAGTGTAACTGGACTCTTCTAAACGGGCCACCCACCATGAAAACGGGACCTACCGTTTATCCCGTGGACAATCTGCCAACCAAGTTCACCAGTTATGTACGAAATTAA